One Vallitalea okinawensis DNA window includes the following coding sequences:
- the atpH gene encoding ATP synthase F1 subunit delta — MEGIVARRYGEALFAVALEKNLVEEIKKDVEELLSVLRQDEDMLHFLDHPKINVDEKQNTLEKIFKGNIQKDLLGLLILVLKKARQDHIIAILEYYLEEYKRYKKLVTASISSAVELSDEQKNKLKATLEDKLKDNIDMVFEVNPELIGGLILRVGDNVIDNSIKGKLNGLTKSLKQVQLS; from the coding sequence ATGGAAGGAATAGTTGCTAGAAGATACGGTGAGGCCTTATTTGCGGTAGCACTAGAAAAGAATTTAGTTGAAGAAATTAAAAAAGATGTGGAAGAGTTATTAAGTGTTCTTCGACAAGATGAAGATATGCTTCACTTCCTAGATCATCCTAAAATTAATGTGGATGAGAAACAAAACACATTAGAGAAGATCTTTAAAGGTAACATCCAAAAAGATTTATTAGGACTTTTAATTCTTGTATTAAAGAAAGCTCGTCAAGATCACATTATAGCTATTCTTGAGTATTATTTAGAAGAATACAAACGCTATAAGAAGTTAGTAACAGCTTCCATCAGCTCTGCTGTGGAACTATCTGATGAGCAAAAGAACAAATTAAAAGCAACCTTAGAAGATAAATTAAAAGATAACATCGACATGGTTTTTGAAGTTAATCCAGAGTTAATTGGAGGGCTCATCCTTCGTGTTGGTGATAACGTCATTGATAACAGTATTAAAGGTAAGCTAAACGGACTGACTAAATCATTAAAGCAGGTTCAACTTAGCTAA
- a CDS encoding ACT domain-containing protein: MKDVITNLTITPDVTLITLANAPSDAIIISKIFNALGEKLNIDMISMTPPYKESISISFTIHDEDLNEAIKIINELKQKYIENLRLDVNSTNSKISLYGDAMKHTPGVFAKTLDLLSEEEIEIKLITTSEVDISYLIFASDETRVVDTILNYFDHVEVTVE, from the coding sequence ATGAAAGATGTTATTACTAATCTTACCATCACACCGGATGTGACATTAATTACTTTAGCCAATGCACCTTCCGATGCTATAATTATTTCAAAAATCTTTAATGCACTAGGAGAAAAGTTAAACATAGATATGATTAGCATGACTCCACCATACAAGGAGAGTATAAGTATTTCTTTTACCATACATGATGAAGATCTAAACGAAGCCATTAAGATCATTAATGAATTAAAACAAAAATATATTGAGAATCTTCGTTTGGATGTTAATTCAACTAATAGTAAGATTTCTTTATACGGTGATGCCATGAAGCATACACCTGGTGTCTTTGCAAAAACATTAGACTTATTGTCTGAGGAAGAAATTGAGATTAAGTTAATCACCACTTCTGAAGTTGATATCAGCTATCTTATCTTTGCTTCAGATGAAACACGAGTAGTAGATACTATATTGAATTACTTTGACCATGTTGAAGTAACTGTAGAGTAA
- a CDS encoding AtpZ/AtpI family protein: MKGLSLVTQFGLLMAIPIFICILVGSFLDKLLGTQVLFLIIFTILGVLAAFRNMYITGMKYSKKKGKDSNK; the protein is encoded by the coding sequence ATGAAAGGTTTGTCGTTAGTCACCCAATTTGGTCTTTTGATGGCGATACCTATATTTATTTGTATTTTAGTAGGTAGTTTCTTAGACAAACTTTTGGGTACACAAGTATTATTTCTCATCATCTTTACAATTTTAGGTGTATTAGCCGCTTTCCGTAATATGTATATCACTGGAATGAAATATTCCAAGAAGAAAGGAAAGGATTCTAATAAATGA
- the atpE gene encoding ATP synthase F0 subunit C gives MENNIDGNALILACSAIGAGLAMIAGIGPGIGQGFAAGKGAEAVGRQPNAQSDIIRTMLLGAAVAETTGIYGLIIAIILLFANPLISTYASMQ, from the coding sequence ATGGAAAACAATATTGATGGAAACGCTCTGATTCTTGCATGTTCAGCAATTGGCGCAGGTTTAGCTATGATAGCAGGTATTGGACCTGGTATTGGTCAGGGATTCGCAGCTGGTAAAGGTGCTGAAGCAGTTGGTCGTCAACCAAACGCTCAATCAGATATTATCCGTACAATGTTATTAGGTGCAGCGGTAGCCGAAACAACAGGTATCTACGGTCTTATTATCGCCATCATCTTATTATTCGCTAACCCATTAATTTCAACATATGCATCAATGCAATAA
- the atpE gene encoding ATP synthase F0 subunit C → MGIVLAASALGAGLSMVAGIGPGIGQGYAAGKSAEAVGKRPKHQSAIVRAMLLGQAVAQTTGIYALIISLLLLFVNVFAGI, encoded by the coding sequence GTGGGTATCGTATTAGCAGCAAGTGCTTTAGGTGCAGGTTTATCCATGGTAGCAGGTATTGGACCAGGTATTGGTCAAGGATATGCAGCAGGTAAAAGTGCTGAGGCTGTCGGTAAACGTCCAAAACATCAAAGTGCTATTGTTAGAGCTATGTTGTTAGGACAGGCAGTTGCTCAGACAACTGGTATTTATGCATTAATAATTTCATTGTTATTACTATTCGTAAATGTATTTGCGGGTATCTAA
- the atpB gene encoding F0F1 ATP synthase subunit A: MGGFDFNNHYVFPVKLGNYEFWVTESLIVSFFICTMLVLIALVIRYFIGKPKKIPAGVQNVMEFIVEMLDNFTVSSMGEKCIGFSSFYGSMFIYIIVSNLAGLFLGPVVNSNGDVTIGFMRPPTADLAVTFSLAMLTFFMIHYFAIRSKGVGNWLKGFTEPMWLLTPINLIGEISTPISLGFRLFGNVLGGTIIIGLYYAMLPVLALIGIPIALHGYFDVFAGVLQAFIFVMLSMTFVSNAMDD, encoded by the coding sequence ATGGGAGGATTTGATTTTAATAACCATTACGTCTTTCCGGTAAAGTTAGGTAATTATGAATTTTGGGTCACTGAATCACTCATTGTCTCTTTCTTCATATGTACGATGTTAGTACTTATAGCCCTTGTTATCCGATACTTTATTGGTAAGCCGAAAAAAATCCCTGCTGGTGTTCAAAACGTCATGGAATTTATCGTTGAAATGCTGGATAATTTCACCGTTTCATCAATGGGAGAAAAATGCATTGGCTTTTCTTCCTTCTATGGCTCAATGTTTATTTACATCATCGTAAGTAACCTTGCAGGTCTATTCTTAGGACCAGTTGTAAATTCCAATGGAGACGTTACGATAGGATTCATGCGTCCCCCAACAGCAGATTTAGCTGTAACTTTCAGTTTGGCAATGCTAACATTCTTTATGATTCATTATTTTGCCATTCGTTCGAAGGGTGTAGGAAACTGGTTAAAAGGTTTCACAGAGCCCATGTGGTTATTAACACCTATTAACCTTATTGGTGAGATTTCAACACCTATATCTCTTGGTTTCCGTTTGTTCGGTAACGTGTTAGGTGGAACCATTATTATTGGTTTATATTATGCAATGCTTCCTGTATTAGCATTAATAGGTATACCAATAGCACTACATGGTTATTTTGATGTATTTGCAGGAGTACTGCAAGCGTTTATTTTCGTTATGTTAAGTATGACATTTGTATCGAATGCAATGGATGATTAG
- a CDS encoding ATP synthase subunit I — translation MNKKPSIFIQLSIKIIGILGIVFGLGLILINDPYDPWVFAKGLLFGGLFSILKVKLMESTMKKAVKKDPVKAQSYASLHYFMRYLLTGLVLVVAALEPSIGIFGAIIGILSLKLAAYLQGYSEKSVPKDGSVQFVEWEDDEEEASDF, via the coding sequence ATGAATAAAAAACCTTCAATCTTTATACAACTATCTATAAAAATAATTGGCATACTAGGAATAGTTTTTGGCCTAGGTCTTATTTTAATAAATGATCCCTACGATCCATGGGTGTTCGCCAAAGGACTTTTATTTGGTGGACTCTTTTCAATATTAAAAGTTAAACTTATGGAGTCAACAATGAAAAAAGCTGTAAAAAAGGATCCTGTTAAGGCGCAATCCTATGCAAGTCTTCACTACTTCATGCGCTATTTACTAACAGGTCTTGTTTTAGTGGTTGCAGCTTTGGAACCAAGCATTGGTATCTTTGGTGCCATTATTGGTATACTATCACTTAAATTAGCTGCTTATCTTCAAGGATATTCTGAAAAGTCTGTACCTAAAGATGGCAGCGTACAATTTGTAGAATGGGAGGATGATGAGGAAGAAGCTTCTGATTTTTAG
- the wecB gene encoding non-hydrolyzing UDP-N-acetylglucosamine 2-epimerase, whose translation MGKLKVMSIFGTRPEATKMAPVVKALEACDDIHSVVCVTAQHREMLDQVLEIFDIKPDYDLNIMKDRQTLTGVAVRALEGLEKVMQKENPNLVLVHGDTSTTFIGSLVAYYNRIKVGHVEAGLRTYNKLEPFPEEMNRQLTGRIADLHFSPTTLAKDNLLKENIDENLIYITGNTAIDAIKTTVKQDYEFTVDALNKIDYEGKRVIAMTAHRRENLGEPLENICKAVKRIADEYGDVEIVYAVHLNPAVREVAWKYLDGHERIHLLDPLDINDMHNLLRRSYLVLTDSGGLQEEVPSFNKPVLVLRNVTERPEGVDAGTLKLAGVNEENIYNLAKELLENRSEYEKMATSNNPFGDGEASARIVSSILKYFGIQEETIKMFG comes from the coding sequence ATGGGAAAACTCAAAGTAATGAGTATTTTTGGTACACGTCCAGAGGCAACAAAGATGGCTCCAGTTGTAAAAGCTTTAGAAGCATGTGATGACATACATAGCGTGGTCTGTGTTACTGCACAACATCGTGAAATGCTCGATCAAGTCCTAGAGATTTTTGATATAAAACCAGATTATGATTTGAATATAATGAAAGATAGACAGACGCTTACAGGTGTTGCTGTTAGAGCTTTAGAAGGTTTAGAGAAGGTCATGCAAAAGGAAAATCCTAATTTGGTACTGGTTCACGGCGATACATCAACAACTTTCATTGGAAGTTTAGTCGCTTATTACAATCGCATTAAGGTTGGGCATGTGGAAGCTGGTTTAAGAACTTATAATAAACTTGAACCTTTCCCTGAAGAAATGAATAGACAATTAACAGGTCGCATTGCAGATCTTCATTTTTCACCGACTACACTAGCAAAAGATAATCTCTTGAAAGAAAATATTGATGAAAATCTGATTTATATAACAGGCAATACAGCTATTGACGCTATTAAGACAACAGTGAAACAAGACTATGAATTTACTGTTGATGCACTGAATAAGATTGATTATGAAGGTAAAAGGGTTATCGCCATGACTGCCCATCGACGAGAAAATCTTGGAGAGCCTTTAGAAAACATCTGTAAGGCAGTGAAGAGAATTGCTGACGAATACGGTGATGTAGAAATTGTTTATGCAGTTCATCTCAACCCAGCTGTAAGAGAAGTAGCATGGAAATACTTAGATGGACATGAGCGCATTCACTTATTAGATCCATTAGATATCAATGATATGCACAACCTATTGCGTAGAAGTTACTTAGTATTAACGGATTCTGGTGGATTACAAGAAGAAGTACCTTCCTTCAATAAACCAGTTCTTGTTTTACGTAATGTAACAGAACGCCCTGAAGGTGTTGATGCTGGAACATTGAAACTAGCAGGTGTTAATGAAGAAAACATCTATAACTTAGCGAAAGAATTGTTGGAAAATAGAAGTGAGTATGAAAAAATGGCAACATCCAACAATCCATTTGGCGATGGGGAAGCCTCAGCTAGAATAGTATCTTCTATCTTAAAATATTTTGGTATTCAAGAAGAAACGATAAAAATGTTTGGGTAG
- the atpA gene encoding F0F1 ATP synthase subunit alpha: MNLRPEEISKILKEQIKNYDTQLETTNVGTVIQVGDGIARIHGLEEAMSGELLEFPGDVYGMVLNLEEDNVGAVLLGSDQGIKEGDLVKATGRVAEVPVGDAMLGRVVNALGQAIDGKGPINTNKTRPVERVAPGVITRQSVDTPLQTGIKSIDSMVPIGRGQRELIIGDRETGKTAIAIDTIINQKHENVLCIYVAIGQKASTVANIVTTLEEHGAMDYTTIVAATASELAPLQYIAPYAGCAIGEEWMEDGKDVLIIYDDLSKHAVAYRAMSLLLRRPPGREAYPGDVFYLHSRLLERAAKLSDEYGGGSITALPIIETQAGDISAYIPTNVISITDGQIFLETELFNAGMRPAINPGLSVSRVGGSAQIKGMKKIASPIRVELAQYRELAAFSQFGSDLDKSTKERLEQGKRIMEILKQPQYQPMGVEYQVVILYAVTNKYLMDVDVERIGEFQDGLFAFIDKKYPEITKAIKAEKVLSEENEKVLVEAIGSFKKEFK; encoded by the coding sequence ATGAATCTTAGACCAGAAGAAATAAGTAAGATTTTGAAAGAGCAAATCAAAAATTATGATACACAATTAGAAACAACAAACGTGGGTACGGTTATCCAGGTTGGTGACGGTATTGCTCGTATTCATGGTTTGGAAGAAGCCATGTCAGGTGAGTTATTAGAATTCCCTGGCGATGTATACGGTATGGTACTTAACTTAGAAGAAGATAACGTAGGTGCCGTTTTATTAGGTTCTGATCAGGGGATTAAAGAGGGTGACTTAGTTAAAGCTACAGGAAGAGTAGCTGAGGTTCCAGTTGGGGACGCTATGTTAGGCCGTGTTGTTAATGCCTTAGGTCAAGCTATTGATGGCAAAGGACCTATTAATACAAATAAAACAAGACCTGTTGAACGTGTAGCTCCAGGGGTTATCACAAGACAATCCGTTGATACACCATTACAAACAGGTATTAAATCCATTGACTCTATGGTTCCAATCGGACGAGGTCAAAGGGAATTAATTATCGGAGACCGTGAAACTGGTAAAACAGCTATTGCGATTGATACGATTATTAATCAAAAGCATGAAAACGTACTTTGTATATACGTAGCAATTGGCCAAAAGGCATCAACAGTTGCTAATATCGTTACAACTTTAGAAGAGCATGGCGCAATGGATTACACAACAATCGTTGCTGCTACAGCTTCTGAATTAGCTCCATTACAATATATCGCACCATATGCAGGGTGTGCCATCGGTGAAGAGTGGATGGAAGACGGTAAAGACGTATTAATCATCTATGATGATTTATCCAAGCATGCGGTAGCTTACCGTGCCATGTCATTACTTCTTAGAAGACCACCAGGACGTGAAGCTTATCCTGGGGACGTATTCTACTTACATTCAAGATTGCTTGAGAGGGCAGCGAAATTAAGTGATGAATACGGCGGTGGTTCAATAACTGCGTTACCAATTATCGAAACACAAGCAGGTGACATTTCTGCTTATATACCAACCAATGTTATTTCCATTACAGATGGACAGATTTTCCTTGAAACAGAATTATTTAATGCAGGTATGCGTCCAGCGATTAACCCTGGATTGTCTGTATCAAGGGTTGGTGGTTCTGCACAGATTAAAGGAATGAAGAAGATTGCAAGTCCAATTCGTGTGGAATTAGCCCAATATCGTGAGCTGGCTGCTTTCTCTCAATTTGGTTCTGATTTAGATAAATCTACAAAAGAACGTCTTGAGCAAGGTAAGCGTATCATGGAAATATTAAAACAACCACAATACCAACCAATGGGTGTAGAATATCAAGTTGTTATTCTTTACGCTGTGACGAATAAATACTTAATGGATGTTGATGTGGAGCGTATTGGTGAATTCCAAGACGGTTTATTCGCTTTCATTGATAAAAAGTATCCAGAAATAACTAAAGCAATCAAAGCAGAAAAAGTTCTTTCTGAAGAGAATGAAAAAGTACTTGTAGAAGCTATCGGTAGTTTCAAGAAAGAATTTAAATAA
- the atpF gene encoding F0F1 ATP synthase subunit B: protein MSIISAFTTKAMNIAMLSAGKTAGEGEVVNFDLDLLIRGALHLIMILVLFYLLGKILFNPIREALKKRQEGIENDFNDITEGKQEVKELREKYEHKIAHIEEEADRILGEAHKKALDQQKDMINEAKEEAERIIKRAKLEIKREEEKARDEIKQEVIQVASLMASKFIASSMDPALQSKLLEESIDEIGDSLWKE, encoded by the coding sequence GTGTCAATAATATCTGCCTTCACAACGAAAGCAATGAATATTGCGATGTTATCTGCAGGTAAGACTGCTGGAGAGGGAGAAGTTGTTAACTTTGACCTTGATCTCTTAATCAGAGGTGCATTGCATTTAATTATGATTCTCGTCCTCTTTTATCTATTAGGGAAAATTCTCTTTAATCCGATTAGAGAAGCACTGAAAAAGAGACAAGAAGGCATTGAGAATGACTTTAATGACATTACCGAAGGTAAGCAGGAAGTCAAGGAATTACGTGAAAAATATGAACATAAAATCGCTCATATCGAAGAAGAAGCAGATCGCATTTTAGGCGAAGCTCATAAAAAAGCTCTTGATCAGCAAAAAGATATGATTAATGAGGCGAAAGAAGAAGCAGAACGTATCATTAAGCGAGCGAAATTAGAGATAAAACGTGAAGAAGAAAAAGCACGTGATGAAATTAAGCAAGAAGTTATCCAAGTTGCTTCACTTATGGCCAGCAAGTTTATTGCTTCTTCAATGGACCCAGCTCTTCAAAGTAAATTACTTGAGGAATCCATTGATGAGATAGGGGATAGCCTATGGAAGGAATAG